AATGCGGAGGTCGAACGGCTGTTCAGCCAAATGAGTGTGTTCAAGTCAAAGTTAAGAAATAGAATGTCACTGCACACTCTCAAGTCCATACTCCTGGTGCGGTGTGGACTGAAGCTTGCTGGTGATACCTGTTACCAGCATAAACTACCAAGTGATGTTCTGCAGCAGTTTGGCACCACAGCAGCATACAGCTTTAAGGCCACTCCATCCTCTACTGCTGGTTCCAGCTCTGTGACAATTCAGTTAGACAGTGAAGATGAAGAGGATTTCCTTGCCAATCTATGATTCATCATATTTACAGTACGTATGCAAGGAGTGGACTTTCTGAAACTGGCGGAGACACACAGCTGATGGTGGCAGTGTGCACTGCAGTGTCAGCGAGAACAGTGGCaatatctggaggaaaccagtgaGCAGCTAGCCAGCCAAGCAGCACAACAACCTGGAGAGATGCCTAGCACACACATCAGTATTTGAGTTAAGCTGCGTGTTCAATAAGATAGCATATATACCTTGTTATTAGCTTATACCTATAATTTTtgacagtagaaaaataagtctatatacaatgcaaatgaggtgagataagggaggtaaagagggcccggctgatttgtaggggaccagattttgcagctctttcagaacatcagctgactggatttgggagaaggagaaatggggaaggcttgggcgagttgctgtggggggtacaATGCAGTTGAGTataggtaggggtaggggtagccaggtggaaagcatggccagccgtagaaaaatgcttattgaaatcctcaattatagtggatttatcggtgttgacagagtttcctatcctcagtgcagtgggcagctgggaggaggtgttcttattctccatggactttacagtgtcccagaactttttgaatttgtgttgcaggaagctaattgctgcttgaaaaagctagccttggcttttctaactgcctgtgtatatctgtttctaacttccctgaaaagttgcatatcatgggggctgttcgatgctaatgcagaacgccataggatgtttttgtgttggttaagggcagtcaggtctggagagaaccaagggatatatatgttcctggttctaaatttcttgaatgaggcatgcttatttaagatggtgacaaagggattttttttaaataaccaggcatccaatactgacgggatgaggtcaatatccttccaggatacccgagccaggtcgattagaatggcctgctcgctgaagtgtttcagggagcgtttgacagtgatgagtggaggtcgcttgaccgctgacccattacggatgcaggcaatgaggcagtgatcgctgagatcttggttgaaaacagcagaggtgtatttagaggtcaagttggttaggatgatatctatgaggttgCCCGTGTatacggctttggggtggtacctggtaggttcattgataatttgtgtgagattgagggcatcaagcttagattgtacgatggctggggtgttaagcatgtttcagtttaggtcacctagcagcacgagctctgaagatagatggagggcaatcagttcacatatggtgtccagagcacagctgggggcagagggtggtctatagcaggtggcaacggtgagagattTGTTTTTAGAGagttggatttttaaaagtagaagttcaaattgtttgggtacagacatGGATAgcaggacagaactctgcaggttacctctgcagtagattgcatcATCGCCCCCTTTgcccgttctatcttgtctgaaaatgttgtagttagggatggagatttcagagtttttggtggtcttcctaagccaggattcagacatggctaggacattcgggttggcagagtgtgctaaagcagtgaataaaacaaacttagggaggagacttcttatgttaacatgcatgaaaccaaggctattatggTTAGTGAAGTCCTCAAAAAAGAGTGCCTGGTGAATAGGAGTGGAGCAaagcactgcagggcctggatgcacctctacatcaccagaagaacagaggaggagtaggataagggtacggctagaagctatgagaattggtcatCTAGGAcgtccggaacagagagtaaaaggaggtttctgggggcgataaaatagcttcaaggtataatgtatagacaaaggtatggtaggatgtgaatacagtggaggtaaaactaggcattgagtgatgatgagagagatattgtgtCTAGAAatatcattgaaaccaggtgatgtcatcgcatgtgtgggtggtggaacttaaaggttggataaggtataatgagcagggctagaggctctacagtgaaataagccaataaataCTAACCAGAATAGCAATGAACAAGGCATATTgccattaaggagaggcatgcttagccgaatgatcataagggtccagtgagtagtgaggttggttggggtcacggcgattcagacagctagccatGGGTAGCAACCGGGcagaggatggaggtctgtttttagccaccttgtgaaatccggggatatggagagaaaataggtccggtatgctctggtctGAGTCGCGTGGTACAAAACTGTCGAtagcttttcgagctaaaggatagctgatgaccaccaaCCGTGGCTAGCTTCTATTGTGGATTTCAAATTTGAGGTGAATAATACTTTTTTTTGGTTTAAATTGGTGAGGTGgtttgcaggagagtgttttgaagttgagatttttagaagaaaaaaaatatatatatatatgcgagGAAAAGATGTCATGACAAAGGACGTATGCCATCTTGGGTAAACATTTTACAAATAATGTATgtgaaaatgtattttgcaacgctcgagcgcgacgtgtccggtctggtcagcatgtcagTCGCCAAAGTACCCAATTGTCTTACCTCAATAAATGTAATACCTTAATTAAGTATTTCAAGGGCTCAGACggagtgacgtcaccaattgaatCGCTACTAGTGCGATTCAACTAGTGAGGAAGATTGGCCAAGATGGCTGCTTGAACAGACGCTTTTTTTACCGAGCTCCGTACCAAACTTCAGAAAGATTGtgaaaattgtttaaaaaaaagtttagtcattattatttttatttgttcaaGATATAAGACCTTTCCTGTGACTGGAATGATAATTGGATAATTTATTTCAGCATGTCCATGCAAAGTCGTGACAAAAAAAGAAAGGAAAAAGTTAGCCGTTCTATTGCTAATCAACAAGAGAGAAACGTGCTTATAGACAACTGCCATAACTACACTTGCCCTATGGATAATATCATGCTTTCGAATGCTGAAGATGACGAATTCCCCTCTTTACCGGTTACTCCGTGCAAACCTCCACCCTCCAAAAAACCCAACATGAACTCTGACATCGTGGCTACCCTCTCCTTACTCATCAACTCCAGGTGTGACGCCATTGAGAAAATGGTAGCCGCGAACACCATGGTTATCGAAGGCTTGAAAAAGACTGTGGAGTTTGCATGTGGTGAAATTGATGATGTGAAAACGAGAGTGACAAAAGTTGAAAAAAATGTGGAAAGGGTGGAAAAGAATAACAATGTCTACCATAGACGTCTCACTGATCTGGAACAATACACAAGAAAATGGAACCTGAGACTCTACGGCTTGCCAGAGGTGGAGAATGAAGATGTGCGAGGAGAGGCTATCCGTATCTGCCAAGAAGTTTTGCCTGCAGAGAAGAACAAAGTTGGTGATACCATCGACGTTGTACATCGCCTCGGCAAGAAGCAACAGCAAAGCGATTCAAGACCCAGGGGTATCCTCACCCTATTCACTACCagattctacagggatgctgtctGGAAAGCTGCTAGGAAGAACGCCTTCCTTCAGAGCCATGGTATGCGTTTCGCCGAGCATCTCAGCCCGGAAGACATAGAAAGAAGGAACAAGTTGTGGCCAACGATCAAGATAGCACGAAGTGAGGGGAAGGCTGCTTACTTCGTCGGAGGACGAGGTTTCATCAACGGTTCAGAAATCCATATTCCTCCCTAAAATCTCACCAGAAGGAACAGGTTGATGGTTTCAGCCATGGTATTCTCATTTTCCTTATGTTGTTTACCTAACAAGTATCAGGTGACTATTTTAAAGGAATACTCAGGTATTTCAATTCATTAGTTTGTTCTTGTATGACCAGAAGTCCTATTTTGTTTATAAACTTACGAAGAAGATTGAAAGCTGAATTTATGTTTTATGTATACATTAACTAAGATACTGTTTTAAATGGCATACAGGTCTGCTCTGACTTTACACGGTTATTATTCTATTTAGTTATTAATACTTATTTCCAAAAAAGGTCTTAGGAACGTttatatgtaaaacattttgTTATTCAATTATTTTATGATCAGTTTTCATATGTACTTAAAATAGTAGGTACCCttttatttaaattattatttgtaTGATTTCTCAGAATAGTTCCTGATTACACTAAAGAGGGTTTTTAGTCTCTCTTACTACAAGAACCCTTGGTTTGGTCTTGAACATAATTTCCAGTTGAGTTGCATTTCAAAGGTTATGGAATAAGCTATTTTCACTTTAAATTGACTTAAATGGTGCAGATCTCGGTTCCTTATCGTTTACGTTCACTGCTCCTACGTCTttgactcatcctactacagtttatacttttatataatctttgttgttttgtctttgtctataTTATCACGTAATGCTAGGGGGTTACGAAACAGTGTGAAGCGCAAGGCCTTATTTTTATTTGCTAAACAATTTTGAACAGATTTTTGCTTTTTTCAAGAGTCTCACTCAATTTCTGCTGATGTCAACTTCTGGAGGTCACAGTTGGGCAACGATATTTGGCTTTCCCATGGACCTGAACGCTCTGCTGGTGTCACTACAATGAAAAATACCTTTGGTGGTAATATTCTACACTCGGAATGTGACCCCTTTGGTCACTTTATTTGACTTGTGATCAGTTACAATGACAttacactcattactgtaaacttctacgggtacaacaccaaacatgagaatgatgagttgcttgaatctatagagaaacatatACTTCATTGGTTATCTAAATTTCCCAATTCGTTATTATTGATAGGAGGGGACTTTAACATTACAATAGATAATTCAACTGATAGATGGCCCCCAGGTAGGCCAACCAATCAGAATTTGGGTTTAATActttttatggaaaagtttgatcttactgatatatggagagagaggtttccGGCCGACAGATCATTCACTTGGAGTAACAAAACAGGCTCCAGACAATCCAGAATAGATTGTTGGCTTATATCCAAATGTATTGATAGTGAGTGTGTTACTACAAATATTTGTACTACTCCCCTCACAGACCATAAGGCTATTTACATTGATATCAAAATATTTACCCCTGATacaaaccttggtagagcatcctACTGGAAGCTAAATAGCTCATTATTAAATAATGATATAGTTACATTTGCGGTTAAAGATCTGCTCTCACActtttgggaaagggcttgtgAAGAAAAATCTTATTGCAAGAACTGGGAGCTCTTCAAATTTGAGGTGTCCAAATATCTTAGAAAATACGGTAGTAATCTTGCTAAGACCAGAAGagctgaggaggaaaaggtgatCATTAAGATAACTTCCCTTTCTCAGAGGTCCCCAGCTGACCTCttgggggaggagaagatggaactaattgagttacaaaataaactggataatatatataaattaaaagcagaaggagcctttattagatctaggaaaaaatggattgaggagggagaacagaattcATCCTATTTCTTTAGACTTGAGAAATTTCACTCTAAAAATAACACTATCCATAAGTTAAACATTGATGGTGTTATTACAGATAACCAAACATTAATCGCTAAATACTGCAGCAATTTTTACAAAAAATTGTATAGCTCTACGTACTGTCAGGAATCCACAGATATGTTTTTTAACTCACTGAATAATGTTCACTCTATCAGTGATATAGAATCTAAACAGTGTGATGAACCCATCAAAGTTGAAGAGATTATAGAGTctatcaaacatctaaagaacaataaatcaccaggtgttgatggaattacatcagaattttacaaattattttctgaacaAGTAGCTCCCTTCCTATTCGAAGTCTTTTtagagagtattaaaaacaatgttctccctcctacaatgagtcaggggttaataacactgatacctaagcCTAAAAAAGAAGTGCTGCTCATCGATAACTGGCGTCCAATTTGTCTTCTTAATAATGACTATAAGATATTAGCCTCACTACTTGCAAAAAGAATTAAAGAAGTTctggatgcaatcattgatgaaacacagtctggcttcatgaggaacagacatatttctaacgatgtcagactagtattagacgtacttgactactcagacctaataactgaggatagcttcatattatttttagatttttataaagcatttgacacagtagagcatcagtttctcttccactcccttccACTCCCTTTTTTCTGTAAGGCTATTAAGACTCTCTATGCAAATggtaacagctctatcaaattgaaatatggcacctcacctagatttgagttaaagagaggaattaggcaaggttgtcctatctctccgtacctgtttttattaatcacccaacttcttgcaaattctttaaataatagtcctgtacaaggtatttccatagctggtaaagaaattattataagccagctggctgacgatactacactttttctgaaagacgctaaccaaattcccatatcgatcaatgtgatacaatccttttccaaagcgtctggtctatatcttaacattaaGACATGTGAACTCATggctgtcaaagattgtgtgacaccttcatattatggtattccagtaaaataagaacttacatatttaggcataaccattacaaaggatcagaagtctagaggcttactaaattttaaccctcttgttaaaaaaacccagaagaaactaaatcaatggctacagagggacttatctttaaaaggtagagtcctaataaccaaggctgaaggtatctctagactaacatatggtgctctatctttatatcttgaccgtaaaataagcaaggagatagaccagatgcttttcaactttctttggagaaaccgtacccattacattaggaaaactgttgtaatgaacacttatgagaatggtggactgaattttctggattttactactttaaataatactttcaagatcaattggataaaacaattcctaagaagacccacttctatctggaattttattcctcatcatttcttctctacttttggtggccttaacttcatgttgttttgcaattataatatggacaaagttccagtgaaactttctgcttttcatcggcaggttttcttgtcatggtccttaatttataaacacaatttttctccacacagatattatatatggaataatcgggatatattgtttaaaaatacctctctgtttttagaatattggttcagaaataatatcctattggtgagccaactggtaaatgcagagggtcttttactcagttataaagaattcttatcactttacaaggtccctgtaacacctaaagattttgcaattgttttagatgccattccctcaggtgttgctatgttattcaggaacatgtcaagacctgaccctcagagcctaccttctattgaccctgttgactcatcagtaggaaagatttgtttctcttttggtccattcaacaacagagcgatatgatccttgtttcagcaggatgttgtatctatctatataccttatgtcatgccttattggaatggatttattgatagtgtctgttggaaaaaagtttggatgttgccacaaacatacctacttgttaacaaaattaaggaagtttcctttaaaattattcataaatattatcctgcaaaccactatatgaagaagtttaaggaaaacatcaactcaaattgctccttttgtaatgaccacccagaaacagttgtgcatcttttttggcattgaatgcatgtaagaaaactgtggcaagacatcagtaggtttataattgaacacatttatgaagattttacactattgtggagagatgtactgtttggattctttacatacaatagaaataagcggaatcatttttatgtaattcatttcattattcttttggccaaatttcatatacacaaatgtaaatttacaaacagaataccacattttcgtatcctacaaaaagaaattgaactgtattttaagacggttaaatgctctactaacaaaaaagctgttagaattgtaagtatgtgcatgtcccttaaggtccttgtgtaattgtaatgtgatattgtaccccctagctcgattgtccattgtttgtaatctatgtatgcttgtgttccctcatgtgctttatgtattgatttgttgttaataaaaaacaataataaaaaaaaataaaaaaagattcaACTAGTGAGCCATTTCACACCCGTTAAACAggcaacatattttttttttatgtcagGTGGTCGCTGTCATCTCTGTGTAGTGTTCTTTCCAACTCCACTGAAGCAAAACAGGAAGGTGTATCATGGTCTTATTGTTTAGCCTAGTCTGCAAAACCATGGTGGCCAAGGTTTGACCTTTTGCACATtcattcatcccaaatggcaacctatagactagtccctacatagtacactacttttgaattGAGCCCTACCCTGGACAAAACTAGCTAGTGCATACTGGGAATTGAGTGTCTTTTGGGAGTGCAACCTTTTACTTTATTGCGGAAGGAGGAGCTGCTGTGACTCATTTTTATAACATGGAACTTGTCATTTTTACTGTAGGGACGAGGTAATGATGCGTTATACTGACAAACATGTGACTCCTCTGTAAGACTTCGATAacttattatacctcctataggctAATTGTAGCAATAGTTACCTTGTCTTTTGCATTTCTGTTATGCCAGTCGTGTTTGCACTTGTCTGCTATTGCAAGAGCGACTCAACAACGATATGTCAACATGGGGACAACGGGTCCGAACATTCGTGACCGTGGAGCCGGTCATTTTTTTCTACATGACCAGCACGTTCATCGTGACGCCTGCGTATCAACAGCTGGTCATCGCAAAGGTACAGTGGGCCAACGATCTGCTCGCGGCATTATCAAACACACCTGTTTACTTACACATGTTCGCGTATTAGGCTATTCATTAAACTATCAGAACTATGGTTGATATTTTCAGTAGCATCGGCTATACTCGATTTGTGTTGCTTATACATGTTCAACTAGACCAATGTTTCCACCAAAATGAggtgaaacagtcctgtcagtTCCAGTGACATATGAACAGTAAAAGTCTAAATCAATCAACCTGACATTGAGATTAAAATAGTAGGCCTACCATTAGATATGATATCCCGAAATTTAGAGTAGAGTGTATACAATTTGGGaacagtttttttattttatttcaatggAACTCAAAGCAAATGTAAAGCTCAGACATAGGACTGAACCGATATAGGCTACTGTATGATTGTGGGTTACAAATAGCATAGATATGCAAATATCTGATTCTCACAGCTCCCTGCCTTTTTATTAATATACagtctactccctcctctctctcctacctctgcTGAACTCAATTCAATATCCATCTATAGGTGAGGCAGCACATACATATAATACACTACAGAGTTCAACTGTCAAACAAcgtctgtatgtactgtacataaaaCTCTGTACATAAAACTCTGTCGACAATGTGCCTCTTGCAGCGAGGGCCATAATTTCTCTGTGTCGTTTTTCTCTGTTTTTATGGTTTATATTGTCCAGATTTATTTAATAATTTCAGACTGACATCTTATCTGTCTGTTTGGGCTCATTAATGCTGCAGCACTTTCCATGTTGCAATAGCATGCATAGCAGATGAAATGTTTCCCCAAGAGTAAGTTCAGCTCTGCAGGTTCGATTTTATCCAGTAAAATGTGAATGATGAATGTAGACAGGGAAGCAGAAGTATGGTTTGAATTAAATGTGTTCTTGAGTCTGTGCAATGGGAACTATGGGATTGACTAAGGTCATTTTACATGCCTCAACACTGCATACGTATTTTGAGCTGAAGCCTAGGCATTAGCTCTGGGAGTCATTATGAAATTATATTATGAAAAAAGTGTATAATAGCAATAGTCCCTAACATGAGTACCTACTAAATTAGGGAACAGATTACGCCTTTTCCTGGACAAAAAAATTATTAAATAGATTCTCTATTGTGCACACTTTCTattccaggactaggcttaatcttgATCTGGAAACCTTAAAGtgtctgttcctctgtccagGTGTGCTATGAGCTGTTTCAAGACTCTTACATCTGCAGCAGCCCGGCGCACCTCAAGGATGAGGAGGAGCTCATTGAGGGTCGTTCCTCCTACATCCTCCTGATCTACACATGTGTGACCAGCCTACTGTCCATCCTTCCAGCCATGCTGCTAGGCTCCTGGTCTGACCGCTCCAGCCGCAAGGCTGTCATGCTGCTGCCTTGCCTTATGTCTCTGGTCAGTGGTGGTGTGCTCATAGCAATGTCTCTACTGGAGGACATTAGTGTGTACTGGTCGCTAATCGCCGCAGGGGTAACGGGCCTCTCTGGAGGATACGTCTCAGTATTCCTTAGCTCGTTTAGTTACTTAGCAGATGTCACAGCCGGGTTGGGGAGTAACCGTACTCTGCGTATGGCGGCGGCAGAGTCGATGATCTACGTAGGAGGGATGGTGGGGTTCTTGTTAGTTGGTTTCTTGATACAGGAGTTTGGGCTGATGTCTGCATTTGTGGCATACTGCTCCTGCCATGTTCTCTCAGTGCTCTATATTCTGGTTTGGTTACGGGATCCTGAACGCTCAGTCCCACCTGGTGACACTGACACTGAACCATCATCCAACCTGTTGTGCCTGTCTGATGTCAAGAGGTCCTTCAAAGCCATGTTCAGGAGGAGGCCAGGACAGCAGAGGCAGAAACTCCACCTTCTTATAGTCTGCACATTCATCAACAACCTGGTAGCTGTCGGTGAGTAAACTCCATCTGTTGTTTGATCATTATTGTCTCAACACAGCTGTTCAAATGAGGGTTTTCAAATGAGCTATTAATGCCATTGTTTTCCTATTTGAAACATACAGTATGATAGACCTTCACAGTATAAGCAATACAGCATCTGTGCACTCAACAATGTTGAATGTGGTTAAAGAGCTCAGAATCCAGATCGAAGAGGTGACGCTTTCCCATTTAGTCTGTGTCGGCTCGCTGCTCCGCACGGTGCCACAGGGGCTCTCAGAACGCTCTGCTGCCTTTTGTTGGGCTGACTCTGAGGCAGGCAGCCGCATCGatttggaggaggaggtgtattaAGTCCGTAGTCTATGggggatgtctgagtgttgcttCTTGCCCTGAGGGTTTTCAATCGAGCTGTCATATAGTtttcttatttgtcacatacattaTGGTAGTCCTTTACAGTATTAGCAGTACGCATCTGTGCACTCACTGTCACCAAGAAACCATTTTGAATGTGGTTCAGTGTTTACATTCCCTGTCTCATGTCATGTAATATTTTCTTTTGAATACTGGAATATGTAAGCCTACTTCCTGCATGTTAGATAATGTTTCTTAAACACCATTGAGTACCTCAAATGTCAACGTACAGTTTGTCATCCATACATGACCACATGATTTTTGAATTCATGTACAGTTATGGTACACTTCATAATAAACCCAATCCATTTTTTGAAATGGCCAAGACTGTCAGTTATATAGTCACCATTATAGTAATTCATACTTGGTTATGAATACATTACAAATGTACTTCAGAGCTCATGTCTATACATGCAAGAGGCCATGTGTTCAGGCAATGTCCTAGAACCCTAAATAGTGAATAAAATGACAGTATCTCAAATGTCTTATAGAATCATTCCTAGCAATTATTTTATGAAATGGAAAATGAGATGTACCATTTCAGTGACAGTCTGTATTTACAGAAGTATGTGATTGCCCTGTACACCTTCATGTAAAATTACCCATTTAAAGACCGTCATGAAAATCTATGGTTCACGTACagtacccgtcaaaagtttggacacacctactcattccaggttatttctttatttttactactttctacattgtaggataatagtgaagaaatcaaaactatgaaataacacatatggaattatatagtaaccaaacaagtgttaaacagatcaaaatgtatgttatatttgagatacttcaaGTTGCcattctttgccttgatgacagatttgcacactctggGCATTCTTTCACCAGCTTCATGAGAGAgtccctggaatgcatttcaattaacaggtgtgccttgttaagtgaattctcttaatgtgtttgagccaatcagttgttaaggtaggggtggtatacagaagatagccctatttggtaaaagacctagtccatattatggcaagaacagctgaaataagcaaagtgaaatgacagtccatgattactttaagacatgaagggcaGTCAATCtgggaacatttcaagaacttgaaagtttcttcaagtgcagttgcaaaaatcatcaagcgctatgatgaaactgtctcaagaggaccgccacaggaaaggaagacccagagttacctctgctacagaggataagttcattagagttaccagactcagaaattgcagcccaaataaatgcttcagagtaaAAGCACCAgtaacatctcaacatcaactgttcagaggagactgcgtgaatcaggccttcgtggtcgaattgctgcatagaaaccactaaatgacaccaataagaagaagagacttgcgtGTGCCAAGAAA
This genomic stretch from Oncorhynchus keta strain PuntledgeMale-10-30-2019 chromosome 29, Oket_V2, whole genome shotgun sequence harbors:
- the zgc:174356 gene encoding proton-coupled folate transporter, with protein sequence MSTWGQRVRTFVTVEPVIFFYMTSTFIVTPAYQQLVIAKVCYELFQDSYICSSPAHLKDEEELIEGRSSYILLIYTCVTSLLSILPAMLLGSWSDRSSRKAVMLLPCLMSLVSGGVLIAMSLLEDISVYWSLIAAGVTGLSGGYVSVFLSSFSYLADVTAGLGSNRTLRMAAAESMIYVGGMVGFLLVGFLIQEFGLMSAFVAYCSCHVLSVLYILVWLRDPERSVPPGDTDTEPSSNLLCLSDVKRSFKAMFRRRPGQQRQKLHLLIVCTFINNLVAVGEQAISLLYLKYEPREFTTELYGVFKSAQMLLLGFTLLGIFPLLMRVVGEMTLAKVSVLFRTAGLVLMAFSTNTWMVFLVAVVSAPAGITQAVIRSLSSTIVEPDEQGAMFSFSASVETTCIMFAAVMFNGLFPLTLPTFPGMPFIVMAGFTLIIFILMQWISEMPATQPRLVIQD